The following are encoded together in the Daucus carota subsp. sativus chromosome 5, DH1 v3.0, whole genome shotgun sequence genome:
- the LOC108222349 gene encoding uncharacterized protein LOC108222349, with the protein MGSYTFHLVCVLHSVAAMTCGLLLMFYTNEVFEFTHGREIAVKIKGSTPHDQLLIRTSDSFSGLLLFALGFLLFMVASVKDRNFQGFFARGCVFLHVVTALWRIYFDRKLEDLGGNWLRLVVGDIVLALSWVFFLLYTWRERYD; encoded by the exons ATGGGATCATATACTTTTCACCTAGTCTGTGTACTCCACTCTGTGGCAGCCATGACTTGTGGACTTCTACTGATGTTTTATACTAATGAGGTGTTTGAATTTACTCATGGAAGAGAAATCGCGGTTAAGATAAAGGGCTCGACGCCACATGATCAGCTGTTAATCCGAACATCTGATTCGTTTTCAGGCTTGCTTCTGTTTGCGCTAGGATTTCTTTTGTTCATGGTGGCATCTGTTAAAGATCGGAATTTTCAAGGCTTTTTTGCCAGGGGGTGTGTTTTTCTACATGTGGTTACAGCA T TGTGGAGAATTTACTTCGATAGGAAACTCGAGGATCTTGGTGGCAATTGGTTAAGGCTTGTGGTTGGGGATATTGTCTTGGCACTGTCATGGGTGTTCTTTCTTCTTTACACTTGGAGGGAGAGGTATGATTAG
- the LOC108223426 gene encoding probable hexosyltransferase MUCI70, which yields MTGGPLGLRTGSYGSLPQQQTTNGVARGQNFIVVRKPAKMSLSGSREKERLFSYILRQLVRRNVVMVILLITAFAFCMTGFFKVNKDALVSNSTEYFAFNLTADFENKGSSLTENLSKMNILTVCDETTGFPPPNPLTLQSSIATPVLGSVAVQNNPCEHFTFPPPPPPGKRRRIGPRPCPVCYLPVEQAIASMPSSLSASPVHHLSYFHEDRPVKSEPHGGSDFGGYPSLKQRNDSFSVRESMTVHCGFVKGCKPGHQTGFDIDVADLSELEKFHKVIVASAIFGNYDIIQQPKDISKTAKENIPFYMFIDEETEAFLKNSSVLGSRKRVGIWRIIVVRNIPYTDARRNGKVPKLLLHRLFPNVQYSLWIDGKLQLVADPYQILERFLWRQNASFAISRHYSRFDVFEEAEANKAAGKYDNASIDYQIDFYKQEGLTPYSDAKLPLTSDVPEGCVIIREHIPVTNLFSCLWFNEVDRFTSRDQLSFSTVRDKIFAKVNWGMSMFLDCERRNFVIQAYHRDLLELMPPPASIVRYPPPVVVREKRNARTSIVHYPSPVEVHGNRTVRNPVKKNPIRRGRDKRSGLRRHRKVVSGIKDKTSI from the exons ATGACTGGAGGGCCATTAGGTTTACGAACTGGAAGTTATGGATCGTTGCCACAGCAGCAGACGACAAATGGTGTGGCACGTGGGCAGAATTTTATTGTTGTGCGGAAACCTGCAAAGATGTCGCTTTCTGGTTCACGAGAGAAAGAAAGGCTTTTTTCGTATATATTGAGACAGTTGGTTCGAAGGAATGTTGTTATGGTGATTTTGCTTATCACGGCTTTCGCGTTCTGTATGACAGGATTCTTTAAAGTAAATAAAG ATGCATTGGTGAGCAATAGCACGGAATACTTTGCGTTCAATCTTACAgcagattttgaaaataaaggAAGCAGCCTGACAGAGAATCTTTCCAAAATGAACATTCTGACAGTATGTGACGAAACTACTGGTTTTCCACCTCCTAATCCTCTCACTCTTCAATCTTCAATTGCTACACCTGTTTTAGGATCTGTAGCTGTTCAAAACAATCCATGTGAACATTTTACGTTCCCTCCTCCCCCTCCTCCCGGCAAGAGAAGACGCATTGGACCACGAC CATGTCCAGTGTGTTATCTTCCTGTGGAGCAGGCTATTGCTAGTATGCCAAGCTCCCTGTCCGCTTCGCCCGTGCATCATTTAAGCTACTTTCATGAGGATCGTCCTGTCAAAAGTGAACCACATGGAGGCTCGGATTTTGGTGGATATCCTTCTCTAAAGCAGAGGAATGATTCTTTTTCTGTTAGAGAGTCGATGACTGTGCACTGTGG ATTTGTTAAAGGATGTAAACCTGGTCACCAAACTGGATTTGATATTGATGTAGCTGATCTCAGCGAGCTAGAGAAGTTTCACAAGGTCATCGTAGCATCAGCCATATTTG GAAATTATGACATCATTCAACAGCCCAAGGACATCAGTAAAACCGCAAAAGAAAATATTcctttttatatgtttattgaTGAAGAGACGGAAGCATTTCTAAAGAATTCAAGTGTCCTAGGCAGCAGAAAGAGGGTTGGAATATGGAGGATTATTGTTGTCCGTAACATTCCATATACTGATGCAAGACGAAATGGGAAG GTCCCAAAGCTTCTATTACACCGGCTTTTTCCTAATGTACAATATTCTTTATGGATTGATGGAAAGCTTCAGCTTGTTGCTGATCCATATCAAATTCTTGAAAG GTTTTTGTGGCGGCAAAATGCTTCGTTTGCTATTTCAAGACACTATTCTCGGTTTGATGTGTTTGAAGAAGCTGAAGCTAATAAAGCTGCTGGGAAATATGACAATGCCTCCATTGATTACCAGATTGACTTTTATAAACAAGAAGGCCTTACACCATATTCTGATGCTAAGCTTCCTCTCACAAGTG ATGTTCCTGAAGGGTGCGTCATTATAAGAGAGCACATTCCAGTTACAAATCTTTTTTCTTGTCTATGGTTCAACGAAGTCGATCGGTTTACTTCCAGGGATCAGTTAAGCTTTTCCACTGTGAGGGACAAGATATTTGCTAAAGTTAACTGGGGCATGAGTATGTTTCTGGATTGTGAGAGGCGAAATTTCGTGATACAG GCATACCACCGAGACCTACTGGAGCTCATGCCTCCACCAGCAAGTATTGTACGTTACCCTCCACCAGTGGTGGTTCGTGAAAAAAGGAATGCGAGGACTAGCATTGTACATTACCCTTCACCAGTTGAGGTTCATGGTAATAGGACTGTCAGGAATCCAGTGAAGAAGAATCCTATTAGACGTGGAAGAGATAAAAGATCTGGTCTAAGGCGGCATCGTAAAGTTGTATCTGGTATCAAAGACAAAACTTCAATATAA